A window of Streptomyces puniciscabiei contains these coding sequences:
- a CDS encoding ABC transporter permease, producing the protein MSAAPAAPRAASADRTPGSDTALLLRPPVPRAGWRLLPARVVAMCAVELQKLRHDRTELYTRAVQPALWLLIFGQTFTRIRAIPTGGVPYIDFMAPGIIAQSAMFIAIFYGIQIIWERDAGILNKLLVTPTPRSALITGKAFAAGVKSLIQAIVVIVIAALLGVALTWNPLKLLGVALAVVLASAFFSCLSMTIAGIVLSRDRLMGFGQAITMPLFFGSNALYPVSVMPGWLQAVSTVNPLSYQVDALRGLLLGTPAHLGTDFAVLAVASALGIAAASSLLGRLAR; encoded by the coding sequence ATGTCCGCAGCACCCGCCGCACCGCGCGCCGCGTCGGCTGACCGCACGCCCGGCAGCGACACCGCCCTGCTGCTCCGCCCGCCCGTGCCGCGCGCCGGCTGGCGGCTGCTGCCCGCCCGGGTCGTCGCCATGTGCGCCGTCGAGCTGCAGAAGCTGCGGCACGACCGTACCGAGCTGTACACCCGCGCGGTCCAGCCCGCCCTGTGGCTGCTGATCTTCGGTCAGACCTTCACCCGGATCCGGGCGATACCCACCGGCGGCGTCCCGTACATCGACTTCATGGCGCCCGGCATCATCGCCCAGTCGGCGATGTTCATCGCGATCTTCTACGGCATCCAGATCATCTGGGAGCGCGACGCGGGCATCCTGAACAAGCTCCTCGTCACCCCGACCCCGCGTTCGGCACTGATCACCGGCAAGGCGTTCGCCGCCGGGGTGAAGTCGCTGATCCAGGCGATCGTCGTGATCGTCATCGCCGCCCTGCTCGGTGTCGCCCTGACCTGGAACCCGCTGAAGCTGCTCGGCGTCGCCCTCGCCGTGGTCCTCGCCTCCGCGTTCTTCTCCTGCCTGTCGATGACCATCGCCGGCATCGTGCTCAGCCGCGACCGGCTGATGGGCTTCGGGCAGGCGATCACGATGCCGTTGTTCTTCGGCTCCAACGCCCTGTACCCCGTCTCGGTGATGCCGGGCTGGCTGCAGGCCGTCAGCACGGTGAACCCGCTGAGCTATCAGGTCGACGCCCTGCGCGGCCTGCTGCTCGGCACGCCCGCGCACCTCGGCACCGACTTCGCCGTCCTCGCGGTGGCCTCCGCGCTCGGCATCGCGGCGGCCTCCTCACTGCTCGGCCGGCTGGCCCGGTGA
- a CDS encoding MarR family winged helix-turn-helix transcriptional regulator translates to METEASRRATTESDTFPEELADALVRIQRLIRRRLRGELNGPRLRGAEVELLRLVESRPGIGVSDAAKALHLAGNSVSTLVNQLVRGGHLLRETDPADRRAARLRLTAPAEERLGDWRRRRAELVGLHVSRLDDTDREALRAALPALRRLAAGLHEEAEEA, encoded by the coding sequence ATGGAGACCGAGGCGTCGCGGCGAGCGACAACGGAGTCCGACACCTTCCCGGAGGAACTGGCGGACGCGCTGGTGCGCATCCAACGGCTGATCCGGCGGCGGCTGCGCGGCGAGCTCAACGGGCCCCGGCTGCGCGGTGCCGAGGTGGAACTGCTCCGGCTGGTCGAGTCCCGCCCCGGCATCGGCGTCTCGGACGCGGCGAAGGCCCTGCACCTGGCGGGCAACTCCGTGTCGACCCTGGTCAACCAGCTCGTCCGGGGCGGACACCTGCTGCGCGAGACCGACCCCGCCGACCGGCGCGCGGCCCGGCTGCGGCTGACCGCGCCCGCCGAGGAACGGCTCGGCGACTGGAGGCGACGCCGGGCCGAACTCGTCGGCCTTCACGTGTCCCGCCTCGACGACACCGATCGGGAGGCCCTGCGGGCGGCCCTGCCCGCGCTGCGCAGGCTGGCGGCCGGCCTGCACGAGGAGGCCGAGGAAGCATGA
- a CDS encoding RNA polymerase sigma factor SigF, which produces MRVTGSTTSHPHDDAPDTAESFERLATLPDGPERRALRDELVQLWLPMAERIAVRFRGRGETLEDLYQVAALGLVKAVDHYDPGRGRAFEAYAVPTITGEIKRHFRDHMWTLHVPRRVQDLRNRVRAAGKELAQSTSGRPPTVAEIAAHTRLTEDEVRTGMEALECFSALSLDAEVAGTDGYALGDSLGGLDPGYELVIDRTAVRPCLEALPERERIILYLRFFRGMTQSRIAQQLGISQMHVSRLLSSCFDRLREELLAEVR; this is translated from the coding sequence ATGCGTGTCACCGGCAGTACCACCTCCCATCCCCACGACGACGCCCCCGACACGGCGGAGTCCTTCGAGCGGCTCGCGACGCTGCCCGACGGCCCCGAGCGGCGGGCGTTGCGTGATGAACTGGTCCAGCTGTGGCTGCCCATGGCCGAGCGGATCGCCGTGCGGTTCCGTGGCCGCGGGGAGACGCTGGAGGACCTGTACCAGGTGGCCGCCCTCGGCCTGGTGAAGGCCGTCGACCACTACGATCCCGGGCGGGGCCGCGCCTTCGAGGCGTACGCCGTGCCCACCATCACCGGTGAGATCAAGCGCCACTTCCGCGACCACATGTGGACGCTGCACGTGCCGCGCCGGGTGCAGGACCTGCGCAACCGGGTCCGCGCCGCCGGCAAGGAACTGGCCCAGAGCACTTCGGGGCGCCCGCCCACCGTGGCGGAGATCGCCGCCCACACCCGGCTCACCGAGGACGAGGTGCGCACCGGCATGGAAGCGCTCGAGTGCTTCTCCGCGCTGTCCCTGGACGCCGAGGTGGCCGGCACCGACGGCTACGCGCTCGGGGACTCCCTGGGCGGCCTCGACCCCGGATACGAGCTCGTGATCGACCGCACCGCCGTCCGGCCCTGTCTGGAGGCACTGCCCGAACGCGAGCGCATCATCCTCTACCTGCGGTTCTTCCGTGGGATGACGCAGAGCCGGATCGCCCAGCAGCTGGGCATCTCACAGATGCACGTCTCACGGCTGCTCAGCAGCTGCTTCGACCGGCTGCGCGAGGAACTGCTCGCCGAGGTCCGCTGA
- a CDS encoding ANTAR domain-containing protein, translating to MGASESERISELQAEVDQMKEAVISHAVVDQAIGMVVALGRVTPDEGWEVLREVSQHTNIKLRNIAELILIWGRRGEIPSDVLTALEDALDRYGPTQVPEASQE from the coding sequence ATGGGCGCGAGCGAGTCCGAGCGGATCTCCGAGTTGCAGGCCGAGGTCGACCAGATGAAGGAGGCCGTGATCTCCCACGCGGTCGTCGACCAGGCGATCGGGATGGTGGTGGCCCTGGGCAGGGTGACGCCGGACGAGGGCTGGGAAGTACTGAGGGAGGTCTCCCAGCACACCAACATCAAGCTGCGCAACATCGCTGAGCTGATCCTCATCTGGGGCCGCCGCGGCGAGATCCCGTCCGATGTGCTGACCGCGCTGGAGGACGCTCTGGACCGGTACGGCCCCACTCAGGTGCCCGAGGCCTCGCAGGAGTGA
- a CDS encoding VOC family protein → MNDNAPVSGGPRKRDVVSTHSVFGAPCWVSLTSRDLEATQDFYSAVLGWRWRGAELGEHFRIALADGVPVAGIAAVAAMWQMAVAWTPYFAVPDADVAVARARERGGTAAVGPLSFPPGRAALLADRDGATFGIWQGELVGNWEAWRRASPTFIRLHTRNAFDSAIFYGEILDWATGVPGCCEVEYEGGEVVLRSQGDVVARIDSGAVEAAPDPSVRPHWQIHFAVADVTGCARAAEKHGGSVLSEDEDEAILRDADGAQFTVTSRRLR, encoded by the coding sequence ATGAACGACAACGCCCCCGTCAGTGGTGGACCGCGGAAACGAGACGTCGTCTCCACGCACTCCGTCTTCGGTGCCCCGTGCTGGGTCAGCCTGACCAGCCGTGACCTCGAGGCCACCCAGGACTTCTACTCGGCCGTCCTGGGCTGGCGCTGGCGCGGCGCCGAACTCGGCGAGCACTTCCGTATCGCCCTGGCGGACGGGGTGCCGGTGGCCGGGATCGCCGCCGTGGCGGCCATGTGGCAGATGGCCGTGGCCTGGACGCCGTACTTCGCGGTTCCGGACGCCGATGTGGCCGTGGCCCGGGCCCGGGAGCGCGGGGGTACGGCCGCCGTCGGGCCGCTGTCCTTCCCGCCCGGCCGGGCGGCCCTGCTCGCCGACCGGGACGGGGCCACCTTCGGGATCTGGCAGGGGGAACTGGTCGGCAACTGGGAGGCCTGGCGGCGGGCGTCACCGACCTTCATCCGGCTGCACACCCGCAACGCCTTCGACTCGGCGATCTTCTACGGCGAGATCCTCGACTGGGCGACAGGGGTGCCGGGCTGCTGCGAGGTGGAGTACGAGGGCGGCGAGGTGGTGCTGCGCAGCCAGGGCGACGTCGTGGCACGCATCGACTCGGGCGCGGTGGAGGCCGCCCCGGACCCCTCCGTCCGGCCGCACTGGCAGATCCACTTCGCCGTCGCGGACGTGACCGGCTGCGCCCGGGCGGCGGAGAAGCACGGCGGCAGCGTGCTGAGCGAGGACGAGGACGAGGCGATCCTCCGCGACGCCGACGGGGCCCAGTTCACCGTCACCTCACGCCGGCTGCGCTGA
- the glgX gene encoding glycogen debranching protein GlgX gives MTARKRRKGLPVWSGQPYPLGAAFDGQGTNFALFSEVAERVELILVDDAGKETPVRLHEVDGFVWHSYLPGIAPGQRYGYRVHGPWQPSLGHRCNPRKLLLDPYARAVDGQIDNHASLYERAPDGPAPADSAGHSMLGVVTDPYFDWGDDRPPRTPYSDSVIYEAHVRGLTMTHPEVPERLRGTYAGLAHPAVIEHLTSLGVTAVELMPVHQFVQDGVLQDRGLSNYWGYNTIGFFAPHNAYAAFGSRGQQVNEFKAMVKALHAAGLEVILDVVYNHTAEGNEMGPTLSFRGIDNASYYRLVDGDWAHYYDTTGTGNSLLMRHPYVLQLIMDSLRYWVTEMHVDGFRFDLAATLARQFHEVDRLSAFFDLIQQDPVISRVKLIAEPWDVGEGGYQVGNFPPLWSEWNGKYRDAVRDFWRGEPGSLGEFASRLTGSSDLYQHSRRRPRASVNFVTAHDGFTLRDLVSYNDKHNEANGEDNRDGESHNRSWNCGAEGPTKDPAVLELRARQQRNLLATLLLSQGIPMLCHGDELGRTQRGNNNAYCQDNEISWIDWELTEEQRGLADFTRHVIALRAAHPVLRRRRFFHGETVTNARQPLPDLMWLRPDAREMTARDWQRGDAHSVGVFLNGDAIAERDAYGRRMVDDSFLMLVNGYWEPVDFRLPDDTFGERWTTLIDTADPDGIPDERERKAGTRLRVEARSLVLLSRPSRVAS, from the coding sequence GTGACCGCCCGCAAGCGACGCAAAGGGCTGCCCGTGTGGAGCGGGCAGCCCTACCCGTTGGGTGCCGCGTTCGACGGACAGGGCACCAATTTCGCCCTGTTCAGCGAGGTCGCCGAGCGGGTCGAGCTGATCCTCGTCGACGACGCCGGCAAGGAGACCCCCGTACGCCTGCACGAGGTCGACGGATTCGTCTGGCACTCGTACCTGCCCGGCATCGCACCGGGCCAGCGCTACGGCTACCGGGTGCACGGCCCCTGGCAGCCCTCGCTCGGCCACCGGTGCAACCCGCGGAAGCTGCTGCTCGACCCGTACGCCCGGGCCGTGGACGGCCAGATCGACAACCACGCCTCGCTGTACGAGCGCGCCCCGGACGGCCCCGCCCCGGCCGACAGTGCCGGGCACTCCATGCTGGGCGTGGTCACCGACCCGTACTTCGACTGGGGCGACGACCGCCCGCCCCGCACGCCGTACTCGGACTCGGTGATCTACGAGGCCCATGTACGCGGCCTGACCATGACGCACCCCGAGGTCCCCGAGCGGCTGCGCGGCACCTACGCCGGCCTCGCCCACCCGGCCGTCATCGAGCACCTGACCTCGCTCGGCGTGACCGCGGTGGAACTGATGCCGGTCCACCAGTTCGTGCAGGACGGCGTGCTCCAGGACCGCGGCCTGTCCAACTACTGGGGCTACAACACCATCGGCTTCTTCGCCCCGCACAACGCCTACGCCGCCTTCGGCAGCCGTGGCCAGCAGGTCAACGAGTTCAAGGCGATGGTCAAGGCGCTGCACGCGGCCGGCCTCGAAGTGATCCTCGACGTGGTCTACAACCACACGGCCGAGGGCAACGAGATGGGCCCCACGCTGTCCTTCCGGGGCATCGACAACGCGTCCTACTACCGCCTGGTCGACGGTGACTGGGCGCATTACTACGACACCACCGGCACCGGCAACAGCCTGCTGATGCGGCACCCCTACGTGCTCCAGCTGATCATGGACTCGCTGCGGTACTGGGTGACCGAGATGCATGTGGACGGCTTCCGCTTCGACCTCGCGGCCACGCTGGCAAGGCAGTTCCACGAGGTGGACCGGCTCTCGGCGTTCTTCGACCTGATCCAGCAGGACCCGGTGATCAGCCGGGTCAAGCTCATCGCCGAGCCCTGGGACGTGGGGGAGGGCGGCTACCAGGTCGGCAACTTCCCGCCACTGTGGTCGGAGTGGAACGGCAAGTACCGGGACGCCGTACGGGACTTCTGGCGGGGCGAGCCCGGCTCGCTCGGCGAGTTCGCCTCCCGGCTGACCGGATCCTCCGACCTGTACCAGCACAGCAGGCGCCGGCCGCGCGCGAGCGTCAACTTCGTCACCGCGCACGACGGTTTCACCCTGCGCGACCTGGTGTCGTACAACGACAAGCACAACGAGGCCAACGGCGAGGACAACCGGGACGGCGAGAGCCACAACCGGTCCTGGAACTGCGGAGCGGAGGGCCCCACCAAGGACCCGGCCGTCCTCGAACTGCGGGCCCGGCAGCAGCGCAATCTGCTGGCCACGCTGCTGCTGTCGCAGGGCATCCCGATGCTCTGCCACGGTGACGAACTCGGCCGCACGCAGCGGGGCAACAACAACGCCTACTGCCAGGACAACGAGATCTCCTGGATCGACTGGGAGCTGACGGAGGAGCAGCGCGGCCTCGCGGACTTCACCCGGCACGTGATCGCGCTGCGTGCCGCGCACCCCGTGCTGCGACGGCGCCGCTTCTTCCACGGCGAGACCGTGACCAACGCCAGGCAACCGCTGCCCGACCTGATGTGGCTCAGGCCCGACGCCCGCGAGATGACCGCCCGGGACTGGCAGCGCGGCGACGCGCACTCGGTGGGTGTGTTCCTCAACGGCGACGCCATCGCCGAACGCGACGCCTATGGGCGCCGGATGGTCGACGACTCCTTCCTGATGCTCGTCAACGGCTACTGGGAACCGGTCGACTTCCGCCTGCCCGACGACACCTTCGGCGAGCGCTGGACGACCCTGATCGACACCGCCGACCCGGACGGCATCCCCGACGAGCGCGAACGCAAGGCCGGCACGAGGCTCCGTGTGGAGGCCCGCAGTCTCGTTCTGCTGTCGCGTCCGTCCCGGGTGGCGAGCTGA
- a CDS encoding DUF5133 domain-containing protein produces the protein MLLPAKAEVARALRRYRAWERVMLASPHDRTVRATFEDSGYTLCVLMGKRCAREAADAAERYLRTNLVTYLREQDGRPRPHRSARRAPPPERRSTAPSP, from the coding sequence ATGCTGCTACCCGCCAAGGCCGAAGTGGCCCGGGCGTTGCGGCGTTACCGGGCGTGGGAGCGCGTCATGCTCGCCTCGCCCCACGACCGCACGGTCCGGGCCACCTTCGAGGACTCGGGCTACACGCTGTGCGTACTGATGGGCAAACGCTGCGCCCGCGAGGCCGCGGACGCCGCCGAACGCTATCTGCGCACCAATCTGGTCACCTACCTGCGCGAGCAGGACGGACGGCCGCGGCCGCACCGATCGGCCAGAAGAGCGCCGCCACCGGAGCGGCGTTCCACGGCGCCAAGCCCCTGA